The Deinococcus wulumuqiensis R12 genome has a window encoding:
- a CDS encoding DNA-directed RNA polymerase subunit alpha, with amino-acid sequence MEQKRPQLKARVDGDYGEFVLEPLARGYGVTIGNPIRRILMSSIPGTAVTSVYIEDVLHEFSTIPGVREDVIRLILNLKELVVKFHTPGPKTLTLRAQGEGEVRASAFEVPTDAEIVNPDLVIANLAEDGKLVMEVRVEEGEGYVSADKHATKDRINSIPVDAMFSPVRRVAYHVENTRVGQQTDLDRLILRVWTDGSAGPQEALDKAVEILRDELSVFGNVETMPALENSYAAAAPAAVYDPATATLPASVYDSPRQPDLGSLSINPQPFPTDQDTPRVTLEGLGLTTRVLHSLKEEGIDSVDALCALSDRDLKKVPGIGERSLDEIKQQLAQFGLALRD; translated from the coding sequence GTGGAGCAAAAGCGCCCTCAACTCAAGGCCCGCGTGGACGGCGACTACGGCGAATTCGTGCTGGAGCCGCTCGCGCGTGGTTACGGCGTCACCATCGGGAACCCTATCCGGCGCATCCTGATGTCCTCGATTCCCGGCACCGCCGTGACGAGCGTGTACATCGAGGATGTGCTGCACGAATTCAGCACCATTCCCGGCGTCCGGGAAGATGTCATTCGCCTGATTCTCAACCTCAAGGAACTGGTCGTGAAGTTTCACACCCCCGGTCCCAAGACCCTGACCCTGCGTGCGCAGGGCGAGGGCGAGGTTCGTGCCAGCGCCTTTGAAGTGCCCACCGACGCCGAGATCGTCAACCCCGACCTGGTCATCGCCAATCTCGCCGAAGACGGCAAGCTGGTGATGGAAGTCCGCGTCGAGGAAGGCGAAGGCTACGTGTCGGCCGACAAGCACGCCACCAAGGACCGCATCAACTCGATTCCCGTCGACGCGATGTTCAGCCCGGTGCGGCGTGTGGCCTACCACGTGGAAAACACCCGCGTGGGTCAGCAGACCGACCTGGACCGCCTGATTCTGCGCGTCTGGACCGACGGCAGCGCCGGTCCGCAGGAAGCGCTGGACAAGGCCGTCGAGATTCTGCGTGATGAACTGAGCGTGTTCGGCAACGTCGAAACCATGCCCGCGCTGGAAAACAGCTACGCGGCTGCGGCTCCGGCGGCGGTCTACGACCCGGCGACGGCCACCCTGCCCGCCAGCGTCTACGACAGCCCCCGGCAGCCCGACCTCGGCAGCCTGAGCATCAACCCGCAGCCCTTCCCCACCGATCAGGACACGCCCCGCGTGACCCTGGAAGGCCTGGGGCTGACCACCCGCGTGCTGCACTCCCTCAAGGAAGAAGGCATCGACTCGGTGGACGCGCTGTGTGCGCTTTCCGACCGCGACCTGAAAAAGGTGCCCGGCATCGGCGAGCGCAGCCTGGACGAGATCAAGCAGCAACTGGCCCAGTTCGGCCTCGCGCTGCGCGACTGA
- a CDS encoding DUF3084 domain-containing protein, translating into MLWLFLPFVVVLSGVVAYAADTIAKKAGRKHLRWFGLRPKQTATIVAVLSGMGISAASLAAFLLLNRSAVQTIAQADQLRPQIEALRKEVSTVQGELQAARTEREAARSEAQRAAGEREAARQELAVARQNLAAARAESAKLTGQAQELQARLTALGKQRRALEAQAQASRKRLAASQEQLEASEARAAQLDSQVLDLKLRSAQAEQEAQNAQARADAAQARTEALQRQAAAAQSAAQTAQARAARVSEQARQAQARAEQVQAQAQAAAQASVRQAQQAAQTQLGQVRSGAAQQVAQAQRQAQAQVRQAQQRAAALRSQVGTLEAQAQQAGAARDEAVGARDAAVAARTQAVAERQAALEARDRLVAERDRLQTERTQAVQARDRAVQDRDRVRQDLAALRSQQRQLQDSNAALSQDLAQTRQSLSRLQAEYSSTRNELSLSRTAELAYPKNELVYAGVVPSVRNLDTFLKVAGATAAGRGARPGAEGPAVRLGPSARASLETKLRGLNTSAFVICRAAQNSVVGLPVELICDARANTLLYRAGQPIRRATVNLQNPATLQNQLSELMQDTVLELTLRGVPGEYIVNPSLDVGDLVTLLTTLREKGNSAAVISIAARDDVRPSTRVDLYARGP; encoded by the coding sequence GTGCTGTGGCTCTTTCTGCCCTTCGTGGTGGTGCTTTCCGGCGTGGTGGCCTACGCCGCCGACACCATCGCCAAGAAAGCGGGCCGCAAGCATCTGCGCTGGTTCGGTCTGCGGCCCAAGCAGACGGCGACCATCGTGGCGGTGCTCTCGGGCATGGGCATCAGCGCGGCGAGTCTGGCGGCGTTTTTGCTGCTCAACCGCTCGGCGGTGCAGACCATCGCGCAGGCCGACCAGCTCCGGCCCCAGATCGAGGCGCTGAGAAAGGAGGTCAGCACCGTTCAGGGCGAGTTGCAGGCCGCCCGCACCGAGCGTGAGGCCGCCCGCAGCGAGGCGCAAAGGGCCGCCGGGGAACGCGAGGCCGCCCGGCAGGAACTCGCCGTGGCCCGCCAGAACCTCGCGGCGGCACGGGCGGAGAGCGCCAAGCTCACCGGGCAGGCGCAGGAACTTCAGGCCCGCCTTACCGCGCTGGGCAAGCAGCGCCGCGCCCTGGAAGCCCAGGCCCAGGCCAGCCGCAAGCGTCTCGCGGCGTCTCAGGAGCAGCTTGAGGCGAGCGAGGCCCGCGCCGCGCAGCTCGACTCGCAGGTGCTCGACCTCAAGCTCCGCAGCGCCCAGGCCGAGCAGGAAGCCCAGAACGCCCAGGCCCGCGCCGACGCGGCCCAGGCCCGCACCGAGGCGTTGCAGCGTCAGGCGGCGGCGGCTCAGTCGGCGGCCCAGACCGCGCAGGCCCGCGCCGCGCGGGTGAGTGAGCAGGCGCGGCAGGCCCAGGCCCGCGCCGAACAGGTGCAGGCCCAGGCCCAGGCCGCCGCGCAGGCGAGTGTTCGGCAGGCGCAGCAGGCCGCCCAGACCCAGCTCGGACAGGTGCGTTCCGGCGCCGCGCAGCAGGTGGCCCAGGCCCAGCGGCAGGCCCAGGCGCAGGTCCGGCAGGCCCAGCAGCGGGCGGCGGCGCTGCGGTCCCAGGTCGGGACGTTGGAGGCGCAGGCGCAGCAGGCAGGCGCGGCCCGCGACGAGGCGGTCGGGGCGCGTGACGCCGCCGTCGCCGCCCGGACCCAGGCCGTGGCCGAGCGTCAGGCGGCGCTGGAGGCCCGCGACCGACTGGTGGCCGAGCGTGACCGCCTGCAGACCGAGCGCACCCAGGCGGTGCAGGCCCGTGACCGCGCGGTGCAGGACCGCGACCGCGTGCGGCAGGACCTCGCCGCGCTCCGCAGCCAGCAGCGGCAACTGCAGGACAGCAACGCCGCACTCTCCCAGGACCTTGCCCAGACGCGTCAGAGCCTTTCGCGCCTGCAGGCCGAGTATTCCAGCACCCGAAACGAACTCAGCCTCAGCCGCACGGCTGAACTCGCCTACCCCAAAAACGAACTCGTCTACGCCGGGGTGGTGCCCTCGGTGCGCAATCTCGACACTTTTCTCAAGGTCGCCGGGGCCACCGCCGCCGGTCGCGGTGCCCGTCCGGGGGCCGAGGGTCCGGCCGTGCGCCTGGGGCCTTCGGCGCGCGCTTCCCTGGAAACCAAGCTGCGCGGCCTGAACACCAGCGCCTTCGTGATTTGCCGCGCTGCTCAGAACAGCGTGGTGGGCCTGCCGGTCGAACTCATCTGCGACGCCCGCGCCAACACGCTGCTTTACCGCGCCGGGCAGCCGATTCGCCGGGCGACGGTCAACCTCCAGAACCCGGCCACGCTCCAGAACCAGCTGTCCGAACTGATGCAGGACACGGTGCTCGAACTGACCCTGCGTGGCGTGCCGGGCGAGTACATCGTCAACCCCAGTCTCGACGTGGGCGACCTCGTGACCCTGCTCACCACCCTGCGCGAGAAGGGCAACAGTGCGGCGGTCATCAGCATCGCGGCGCGGGACGACGTGCGCCCGAGCACCCGCGTGGACCTGTACGCCCGGGGGCCGTGA
- the rpsD gene encoding 30S ribosomal protein S4 has translation MGRFRGSITKQSRREGINLAETEKVQKYLDRRPYGPGQHGQRRKGRPSDYSVRLREKQKLARLYGMNEKQFRNLFEEASNVPGVTGTVFLQLLERRLDNVVFRMGFASTRRQARQFVGHGHILVNGKKVDIASYRVKIGDEISVAEGSRSMGFIQENMDAQKRRRVSPWVEMDHDNFKGTFSRLPAREDLALPINENFIIEYYSR, from the coding sequence ATGGGTCGTTTCCGTGGTTCCATCACCAAGCAAAGCCGCCGCGAAGGCATCAACCTCGCGGAAACCGAAAAGGTCCAGAAGTACCTGGACCGCCGTCCCTACGGCCCCGGTCAGCACGGCCAGCGCCGCAAGGGTCGCCCCAGCGACTACAGCGTGCGTCTGCGTGAAAAGCAGAAGCTCGCCCGTCTGTACGGCATGAACGAAAAGCAATTCCGCAACCTCTTCGAGGAAGCGAGCAACGTTCCCGGCGTGACCGGCACCGTGTTCCTGCAACTGCTGGAGCGCCGCCTGGACAACGTCGTGTTCCGCATGGGCTTTGCCAGCACCCGCCGTCAGGCCCGTCAGTTCGTCGGCCACGGTCACATCCTGGTCAACGGCAAGAAAGTGGACATCGCCAGCTACCGCGTGAAGATCGGCGACGAGATCAGCGTGGCCGAAGGCAGCCGCAGCATGGGCTTTATCCAGGAGAACATGGACGCGCAAAAGCGCCGCCGTGTCAGCCCCTGGGTCGAGATGGATCATGACAACTTCAAGGGCACCTTCTCGCGCCTCCCCGCACGCGAAGACCTCGCCCTGCCGATCAACGAAAACTTCATCATCGAGTACTACTCGCGCTAA
- the rplQ gene encoding 50S ribosomal protein L17: protein MRHGKAGRKLNRNSSARVALARAQATALLREGRIQTTLTKAKELRPFVESLITTAKGGDLHSRRLIAQDIHDKEVVRKVMDEVAPKYAERPGGYTRILRVGTRRGDGVTMALIELV from the coding sequence ATGCGTCACGGTAAAGCCGGTCGCAAGCTCAACCGCAACAGCAGCGCCCGCGTCGCCCTGGCCCGTGCCCAGGCGACCGCCCTGCTGCGCGAGGGCCGCATCCAGACGACCCTCACCAAGGCCAAGGAGCTTCGTCCCTTTGTTGAAAGCCTGATCACCACCGCCAAAGGTGGCGACCTGCACTCCCGCCGCCTGATCGCCCAGGACATCCACGACAAGGAAGTCGTGCGCAAGGTCATGGACGAGGTGGCCCCCAAGTACGCCGAGCGTCCCGGTGGCTACACCCGCATCCTGCGCGTGGGCACCCGTCGCGGCGACGGCGTCACGATGGCCCTCATCGAACTGGTCTGA
- the rpsK gene encoding 30S ribosomal protein S11, whose amino-acid sequence MAKPTKGKAPRRSRRNISAGRAYVHASYNNTIVTITDLDGNSVAWSSGGTIGYKGSKKGTPYAAQLAAADAVKKAQTSFGMAAVDVIVRGSGSGREQAIRAIQASGIEVRSIMDDSPVPHNGCRPKKKFRA is encoded by the coding sequence ATGGCGAAACCCACCAAAGGCAAGGCTCCGCGCCGCTCCCGGCGCAACATCAGCGCTGGTCGCGCCTACGTGCACGCCAGCTACAACAACACCATCGTCACCATCACCGACCTGGACGGCAACTCGGTGGCGTGGTCCTCGGGCGGCACCATCGGTTACAAGGGCAGCAAGAAGGGCACCCCCTACGCTGCTCAGCTCGCCGCCGCCGACGCCGTGAAGAAGGCCCAGACCTCCTTCGGCATGGCCGCCGTGGACGTGATCGTGCGTGGCAGCGGCTCGGGCCGTGAACAGGCGATCCGCGCCATTCAGGCTTCGGGCATCGAAGTCCGCAGCATCATGGACGACAGCCCCGTGCCCCACAACGGCTGCCGCCCCAAGAAGAAGTTCCGCGCCTAA
- the infA gene encoding translation initiation factor IF-1: MPEQREKKKKDESDTVRAEGVVEEALPNTTFRVKLDTGHDILAYISGKMRIHYIRILPGDRVVLEISPYDTTRGRIVYRR; this comes from the coding sequence ATGCCGGAACAGCGGGAAAAGAAGAAGAAGGACGAGTCCGATACCGTGCGGGCCGAGGGCGTGGTGGAAGAGGCGCTGCCCAACACCACGTTCCGCGTGAAGCTCGACACGGGGCACGACATCCTCGCTTACATCAGCGGCAAGATGCGAATTCACTACATTCGTATTCTGCCCGGGGACCGTGTGGTTCTGGAAATCAGCCCCTACGACACCACTCGTGGGCGCATCGTCTACCGCCGATAA
- a CDS encoding U32 family peptidase gives MPRPAVKPEVMSPVGGHAQLKAAVEAGADAVFFGVNPLQGDGRADGTGAGFHARAKVGFDAEALPEMMRGLHERGVMGFVTFNVLVFDRELRDAERQIIHLAESGVDALIVQDLGVARLIHDICPDLPIHGSTQMSITSAEGAELARRFGASRVVLGRELSLKDIERIAQQTDVELETFVHGALCVSYSGQCFSSEAWGGRSANRGQCAQACRLPYEMFVDGVQRDLGDARYLLSPGDLYALHQVPDLVRIGVDCLKIEGRYKDAEFVALTTAAYRKAVDEAWAGRPLSITPQEEQDLEQVYSRGLGPHFMAGTNHQRVVRGRAPRHRGVRVGTVVGLTERGVLVELTEPVRPGDGLVFDPANWRKPEGKEEGGFVYQVNAEGRRQMADGKTTAELRFAKGAVNPDRVRPGDPVWRTQDPTLSARVKPLLDASDPLYTRPVTARFVGRVGEVATLTLTHEQGQSVTVRGDAPLSEARNRALDEAALTEQLGKLGGTGYHLAGLTAELQGAGFLPVSALNALRREAVERLTELRGRAPERHAAARLEQTLMTGGGGRETASGTSPQIHVLVRTPEQLGAALTERPDSVTLDYLELYGLKPSVEKVRAAGIPVRVASPRILKPTEQNLEKFLLGLNAELLVRSGGLLEGLQDVENLPPLTGDFSLNAANVLTARALLDMNLTRLTPTHDLNARQVSELAGLVGPERLEVIAYQHLPVFHTEHCVFCRFLSDGTDYTNCGHPCESHRVALKDERGVQHPVMADVGCRNTVFEGRPQIAGPHLHDWLKAGLRHFRLEFVHESPEQVREVVQAHRAFLNGEIGVRDLEARLRTVSEQGVTEGSLFVPEGFDVLPALPML, from the coding sequence ATGCCGCGCCCTGCCGTCAAACCTGAAGTCATGAGTCCCGTCGGCGGTCACGCCCAACTGAAAGCCGCTGTGGAGGCGGGGGCCGACGCGGTGTTTTTTGGCGTCAATCCTTTGCAGGGCGACGGGCGGGCCGACGGCACGGGCGCGGGCTTCCATGCGCGGGCCAAGGTGGGCTTCGACGCCGAGGCGCTGCCCGAGATGATGCGCGGCCTGCACGAACGCGGCGTCATGGGCTTCGTCACCTTCAACGTGCTGGTGTTCGACCGTGAGCTGCGCGACGCCGAGCGGCAGATCATCCATCTGGCCGAGTCGGGGGTGGACGCCCTGATCGTGCAGGACCTCGGCGTCGCCCGCCTCATTCACGACATCTGCCCCGACCTGCCCATTCACGGCTCCACCCAGATGAGCATCACCAGTGCGGAGGGCGCGGAGCTGGCGCGGCGCTTCGGGGCCTCGCGGGTGGTGCTGGGCCGCGAACTGAGCCTCAAGGACATCGAGCGCATCGCCCAGCAGACCGACGTGGAACTCGAAACCTTCGTGCACGGGGCGCTGTGCGTCAGCTACTCGGGCCAGTGCTTTTCCTCCGAAGCGTGGGGCGGGCGCAGCGCCAACCGGGGCCAGTGCGCCCAGGCGTGCCGACTGCCCTACGAAATGTTCGTGGACGGCGTTCAGCGCGACCTCGGCGACGCCCGCTACCTGCTCTCGCCGGGCGACCTCTACGCGCTGCATCAGGTGCCGGACCTCGTCCGCATCGGCGTGGACTGCCTCAAAATCGAGGGCCGCTACAAGGACGCCGAGTTCGTCGCGCTGACCACCGCCGCCTACCGCAAGGCGGTGGACGAGGCGTGGGCCGGGCGCCCGCTGAGCATCACCCCGCAGGAGGAACAGGACCTCGAACAGGTCTACTCGCGCGGGCTGGGGCCGCACTTCATGGCGGGCACCAACCACCAGCGCGTCGTGCGGGGCCGGGCGCCGAGGCACCGGGGCGTGCGCGTCGGCACGGTGGTGGGGCTGACCGAGCGCGGCGTCCTCGTCGAACTCACCGAGCCAGTCAGGCCCGGCGACGGTCTGGTGTTCGACCCCGCCAACTGGCGCAAACCTGAGGGGAAGGAGGAGGGAGGGTTTGTTTATCAGGTGAATGCGGAAGGCAGAAGGCAAATGGCAGATGGCAAAACCACCGCCGAACTCCGTTTCGCCAAAGGGGCCGTCAACCCCGACCGCGTTCGGCCCGGCGACCCGGTGTGGCGCACCCAGGACCCGACGCTCAGCGCCCGCGTCAAACCGCTGCTCGACGCTTCCGACCCGCTCTACACCCGCCCGGTCACGGCGCGGTTCGTGGGCCGGGTGGGGGAGGTGGCCACGCTGACGCTGACCCACGAGCAGGGCCAGAGCGTGACCGTCCGTGGCGACGCCCCGCTGTCCGAGGCCCGCAACCGCGCTCTGGACGAAGCGGCCCTGACCGAGCAGCTCGGCAAACTCGGCGGCACCGGCTACCACCTCGCCGGGCTGACGGCGGAGTTGCAGGGCGCGGGCTTTCTTCCCGTCTCGGCGCTCAACGCCCTGCGCCGGGAAGCGGTGGAGCGCCTGACGGAGCTGCGCGGGCGGGCGCCGGAGCGTCACGCCGCTGCAAGGCTGGAGCAGACGCTGATGACCGGGGGCGGGGGGAGAGAGACGGCGAGCGGCACCTCCCCTCAGATTCATGTCCTCGTGCGCACGCCCGAGCAACTGGGCGCCGCGCTGACCGAGCGCCCCGACTCGGTCACGCTCGATTATCTGGAGCTGTACGGCCTCAAGCCCAGTGTGGAAAAAGTCCGGGCGGCGGGGATTCCGGTGCGGGTCGCTTCTCCGCGCATCCTCAAGCCCACCGAGCAGAACCTCGAAAAGTTCCTGCTGGGGCTGAATGCCGAGCTGCTGGTGCGCTCCGGCGGCCTGCTGGAAGGTTTGCAGGACGTGGAAAACCTGCCGCCGCTCACCGGCGACTTCTCGCTCAACGCCGCCAACGTGCTGACCGCCCGCGCCCTGCTGGACATGAACCTCACCCGGCTGACCCCCACCCACGACCTCAACGCCCGGCAGGTGTCGGAACTCGCCGGGCTGGTCGGCCCCGAACGTCTGGAAGTCATCGCCTACCAGCACCTCCCTGTCTTCCACACCGAGCACTGCGTGTTTTGCCGTTTTCTCAGCGACGGCACCGACTACACCAACTGCGGCCACCCCTGCGAGTCTCACCGCGTGGCGCTGAAGGACGAACGCGGCGTGCAGCACCCGGTCATGGCCGACGTGGGCTGCCGCAACACGGTGTTCGAGGGCCGCCCCCAGATTGCCGGGCCTCACCTGCACGACTGGCTGAAGGCCGGGCTGCGTCACTTCCGCCTCGAATTCGTTCATGAATCGCCCGAGCAGGTGCGCGAAGTGGTTCAGGCGCACCGGGCCTTCCTGAACGGTGAAATCGGTGTCCGGGACCTCGAAGCCCGCCTGCGCACCGTCTCGGAGCAAGGGGTGACGGAAGGCAGCCTGTTCGTGCCCGAAGGCTTCGACGTGTTGCCTGCGCTCCCCATGCTCTGA
- a CDS encoding branched-chain amino acid ABC transporter permease, with translation MEPSQLIQNLMNGLAIGSVYAIFALGYTLVFSILGIINFAQGAVFTLGAYFTYALVSGQFENNGLLKGINLFPAGSPFAGNPWAFGLATLIGAALAGLIAVLIERLAFRPMRARGAEPLLALVSSLGVALVIVNLIQLLVGAESYSFPANAYGEFRPALTFNVGDKVVVIRSVQLVIFAVSMVMLGILGYVIGRTKVGKALRAVAENPGTASLLGISVDRYVLITFFLSGFLGGLAGTLVSLAFGIGGPYFGQAFGLKGLAVIVLGGLGNIPGAVLGGLLIGLAEAFVPADYSAYKDAVAFALLFAVLLLRPQGLLGKAQIQKV, from the coding sequence ATGGAACCCAGTCAACTGATTCAGAACCTGATGAACGGTCTGGCAATCGGCAGCGTCTACGCGATTTTCGCGCTGGGGTACACGCTGGTGTTTTCCATTCTGGGCATCATCAATTTCGCGCAGGGGGCCGTGTTTACCCTGGGGGCGTACTTCACCTACGCGCTGGTGTCGGGGCAATTCGAGAACAACGGCCTGCTCAAAGGCATCAACCTCTTTCCCGCCGGGTCGCCGTTCGCGGGCAACCCCTGGGCCTTCGGGCTGGCGACCCTGATCGGCGCGGCGCTGGCGGGGCTGATCGCGGTCCTGATCGAGCGCCTCGCCTTCCGGCCCATGCGGGCGCGGGGGGCCGAGCCGCTGCTGGCGCTGGTGAGCAGCCTGGGGGTGGCGCTGGTGATCGTCAACCTGATTCAGCTGCTCGTCGGCGCCGAGAGCTACAGCTTTCCGGCGAATGCCTACGGCGAATTCCGGCCCGCCCTGACCTTCAACGTGGGCGACAAGGTGGTCGTCATCCGCAGCGTGCAACTGGTGATTTTCGCCGTCAGCATGGTCATGCTGGGCATTCTGGGCTACGTGATCGGGCGCACCAAGGTCGGCAAGGCGCTGCGGGCGGTGGCCGAGAATCCCGGTACGGCGAGTCTGCTCGGCATCAGTGTGGACCGCTACGTGCTGATCACTTTCTTCCTCTCGGGGTTCCTGGGCGGGCTGGCAGGCACGCTGGTGTCGCTGGCCTTCGGCATCGGCGGGCCGTATTTCGGGCAGGCCTTCGGTCTCAAGGGGCTGGCGGTGATCGTGCTCGGCGGTCTGGGCAACATTCCCGGCGCGGTGCTGGGCGGCCTGCTGATCGGACTGGCCGAGGCCTTCGTGCCCGCCGACTACAGCGCCTACAAGGACGCGGTGGCCTTCGCGCTGCTGTTCGCCGTGCTGCTGCTGCGGCCCCAGGGTCTGCTCGGCAAGGCCCAGATTCAGAAGGTGTGA
- a CDS encoding ABC transporter substrate-binding protein yields MNNVTKLLVLGAALASAPAAAQKVSSISLGVAVAQTSNVSLFGQEQVAGAKVAEKLINAAGGVNGTPIKLVYQDAGGDENGAINAFQSLINKSRVLGIVGPTLSQQAFAADPVAERAKVPVLGISNTAKGIPQIGTYVARVSAPIAVIAPAAVKQALKLNPKIKKVAVMYAQNDAFSVSETETFQSTLKAQGLNIVTVQKSLTTDTDFTTQVTAVINSGAELVVVSALAADGGNIVKQLRQFGYKGLIVGGNGFNTANVFPVCQKDCDGVLVAQAYSPSQKSAVNQKFVSEYRKLYKKDPPQFAAQAYAGIQVFVDALKVIDKKKKLSTWDLAALRTELNKQVLAGKYSTPLGELRFDKDGEVNQKEFFVARIKMKDAKNGSFVFDK; encoded by the coding sequence ATGAACAACGTGACGAAACTGCTGGTGTTGGGTGCGGCGCTCGCCAGTGCTCCGGCGGCGGCCCAGAAGGTCAGTTCCATCTCGCTGGGGGTCGCCGTGGCGCAGACCAGCAACGTGTCGCTGTTCGGGCAGGAGCAGGTGGCCGGGGCCAAAGTCGCCGAGAAGCTGATCAACGCAGCGGGCGGCGTGAACGGCACCCCGATCAAGCTGGTCTATCAGGACGCGGGCGGCGACGAAAACGGGGCCATCAACGCCTTTCAGTCCCTGATTAACAAGAGCCGGGTGCTGGGCATCGTCGGACCGACCCTCTCGCAGCAGGCGTTCGCCGCCGACCCGGTCGCGGAGCGGGCCAAGGTGCCGGTGCTGGGCATCAGCAACACCGCCAAGGGCATTCCCCAGATCGGCACCTACGTGGCCCGCGTCTCGGCGCCGATTGCCGTCATTGCGCCCGCCGCCGTCAAGCAGGCGCTCAAGCTCAATCCCAAGATCAAGAAAGTCGCCGTGATGTACGCCCAGAACGACGCCTTCTCGGTGAGCGAAACCGAAACCTTCCAGTCCACGCTCAAGGCTCAGGGCCTGAACATCGTGACCGTGCAGAAGTCGCTGACCACCGACACCGACTTCACCACCCAGGTCACGGCGGTCATCAACTCGGGCGCCGAACTGGTGGTCGTCTCGGCGCTGGCCGCCGACGGGGGCAACATCGTCAAGCAGTTGCGGCAGTTCGGCTACAAAGGCCTGATCGTGGGCGGCAACGGCTTCAACACCGCCAACGTCTTTCCGGTCTGCCAGAAGGACTGCGACGGCGTGCTGGTCGCTCAGGCGTACAGCCCTTCGCAGAAGAGTGCCGTCAACCAGAAGTTCGTCAGCGAGTACCGCAAGCTCTACAAAAAGGACCCGCCCCAGTTCGCGGCGCAGGCCTACGCAGGCATTCAGGTCTTCGTGGACGCGCTGAAGGTGATCGACAAGAAGAAGAAGCTCAGCACCTGGGACCTGGCCGCCCTGCGCACCGAACTGAACAAGCAGGTGCTGGCAGGCAAATACAGCACGCCGCTCGGCGAACTGCGCTTCGACAAGGACGGCGAGGTCAACCAGAAGGAATTCTTCGTGGCCCGCATCAAGATGAAAGACGCCAAGAACGGTTCGTTCGTCTTCGATAAATAA
- the rpsM gene encoding 30S ribosomal protein S13: MARIAGVDLPREKRVEIALTYIYGIGLTRSKEILERTGINADTRVKNLSEAEQSTLREAIEKTYKVEGDLRNEVGQNIKRLMDIGAYRGLRHRRGLPVRGQRTKTNARTRKGPKKTVAGKKKATRK, translated from the coding sequence ATGGCACGTATTGCTGGTGTTGACCTCCCCCGCGAGAAGCGCGTCGAAATCGCGCTGACCTACATCTACGGCATCGGTCTGACCCGTTCCAAGGAAATCCTGGAGCGCACGGGCATCAACGCCGATACCCGCGTCAAGAACCTCAGTGAAGCCGAGCAGTCCACCCTGCGCGAAGCCATCGAAAAGACCTACAAGGTCGAAGGTGACCTTCGCAACGAAGTCGGCCAGAACATCAAGCGCCTGATGGACATCGGCGCTTACCGTGGTCTGCGTCACCGCCGCGGCCTGCCCGTGCGTGGGCAGCGCACCAAGACCAACGCCCGCACCCGCAAAGGTCCGAAAAAGACCGTCGCCGGGAAGAAAAAGGCCACGAGGAAGTAA
- the rpmJ gene encoding 50S ribosomal protein L36 yields MKVRSSVKKMCDNCKVIRRHGRVLVICSNVKHKQRQG; encoded by the coding sequence ATGAAAGTTCGTAGCAGTGTCAAGAAGATGTGCGACAACTGCAAAGTGATCCGCCGCCACGGTCGCGTGCTGGTCATTTGCTCCAACGTCAAGCACAAGCAGAGGCAGGGTTAA